The following is a genomic window from Strix aluco isolate bStrAlu1 chromosome 3, bStrAlu1.hap1, whole genome shotgun sequence.
TTTCTTCCTGCCTAGGCATCTCCTGCCTATCTGGGCACACAGCACAGCCCCCCAATATCACAGAAGGTTCTCACCTTACATGTGTGAGAATCATGGGCTCAGCACTTGGGAATGCAAAGTGACAAGTCCTATCCTAGGAAAACCACAACCCCGACCACAGTGTTTTCCCTGTTACTGAACAACTGCAGGCAGGATTCTGGGTTAGAGAGATGCTCAGTTGGCCCTAATTATTCTTCTGGCTCACGTCAAGGTACTGCTATTAAGCCCAGCACAGCAGTAGTAACTGTTTACACATTTCTAGGCTGACACAGAGTTCTAATATCTAAAAATCTCCTAGGAAGCATGTCGGCATGCCAGCATCAGACCAGCACGCAGAGCAGGACACAGCAGACAGCTGGGGTGAAAAGGCAGGAATGATGGGGCTCGCTTATAGAAAGGAGGTTGAGGCCCCCCTTTCTAGAATACATTCAAGAGAACAGCTTGTGTGAAGCATTTCATTACCAGGAGTTGCAAAAAATCAACTTACTAGGTTCAAagattctgtttaaaaacatagATTATCtagtatgaagaaagaaaaatatttactacaGCAGATGAGGACTGTAGTAAGTCATTTCATATGCAGTAGGACAGTTTTGCTAAATCACTACATGAAAAGCCACTTAACCAAATAAACCATGTTGGCATGAACAACTTGGTACTAAAGGGTTAAAAGTGGGTTTTCTTGCAAATATGCAAGCAGGAAGCACTAGGAACAGTATGTGAACAAGCTCTGTACCAGCAACTCCTTAATGCAAAACCAGGAACGTTCAAACCAGccttctgaaaatatattaacTACTGACTAAATTTTAATAAGCAGTTCCTGATAAAAAGACACATTGGTAAACTTCAGGATTTAAGAACCACCACATTCACTcaagcagtgaaaacagagtAACAactaaaagcaaaagcagcaactTTGCAGATGCACGCAGCCACCTTTTGAAGCTAAGCACGTGCTCCAGTTTATAGGATCTCATGGCATACGTCTTGGGCCTTATCAAGTGGAAGTCATtaactacaaaaagaacattttgccTGTATATCAGACATTCTACAATTACAGATAGGTTCTGGAACAATCTTTCAACAGCTAAAATAACAGTAAAGACCTATCTCTAATTGGGAGTGTCTTGGTATCACAAGAGGGAAATGTTCCCATGTTTCCTCCCGAGTCTTGGAGGGGACCTAACTTACATGCAGGAATTTGGGCCAGAAACAGCAACTGATATTTCACCCTCAATATACTCTAAATAAGTTATTTAACTaatgtactaaaaaaaaaaagtgtttagcaTCAACTCCATCATAGAAAGGCACTTATTTCCCTAACCCATTTAGATGTGGCTTATCAAGCTGTTTTCCTCTGAAGAGCATTTGAGGATATCAAGACCTCCATTTGGACACACGAGAACAAGCTTTACACGATGTTTCCTCTCAGACTGCGTAGCTTTCAAAGGCAAAGCCTCTAACAAAGCTTGAGGATAGAGGAAAAAGATTGATCTTAAGTGTCTTAATATGACGCACTGTTCTGTCAAGTGCAACTATTTGAGGGGTGGGGgctattaaaaaaagacaacacaacaaaagcaaaccaaagaaaGCAACCCGCCCCCCTCCAACCACACTTCCAGCCTTTGTAAGGAGCTGATGACCTGTCACTGCTTAGCCTATGCTATCTATAGGCCATCAGCAGGTCCACTCTGAGCAAGGGAAGGCTGAAGGGCACGTCCCCCCATATCACTCCCCCTCCCCGGAGGGGCTGCGCCCACCGCGGCAGCCCACCAATCCGGCAGAGCTGGGGCTAACCCTAGAAACAGCCTGGCCAATGGGGGTGGGAGGCGGAGCCCTCCCGTACCACCAGTCTCcaggttttgggggcttttttgggGGTGTGGAGGGGTGGTCTCGCTCTAACATCACTGGCCCCTACCTACTGAGAGGTagccctcccccagcacccccccagaCTGCCACCCGACCTGCCCAGGTAACACCCACCTGCAAAGCACCGATGGCAGCGCTCTGGAAGCGCAGATCTGTTTTGAAGTCCTGAGCAATTTCACGCACCAGACGCTGGAAGGGAAGTTTGCGGATCAAAAGTTCGGTAGACTTTTGATAGCGCCTGATTTCACGGAGGGCCACGGTACCCggccttttaaaattaaataaaaaagaaaaaattagtattCCAAACATATTCTACATCACCTTAAAAATACGGGTTCATCATCTAAACTAAATGATAGCACCATACATGTTCTGTTTTCACTAGAAGAGTTcacaatacaaaaccagtttcagTGGCAAAGGGTCATTGTTGCCTCACCACCGATCTGTGCAAACTTCCACTGGCCTCAGCAGGGAACCCTCAGGCAGAGGTGCGAGGCCCTGGAGGCCCTGACTTCACTAAGAGGAGGGATGGGCAGCACACGTTAGCTCACGGACAGCAGCACATCTGGGTACAGACAGGCAAACCCCAACAATGCCACAAGTTAGCTGGTTCAGCTGTACCACAGATACCCTCTTAGCCTGAGAGCAAGCACGATTTTAAGGGGAATCCAGTTCTCTTTCCCTGCTGACATAAGACACCGTCAACATCCACAGAACTAACAGAATTTATACTCTGTGTTGTATTATCAGTACAAATTATCTAACATATTTCCTTGTGTTAGTTTTGGTGTCAGAACAACAAATTCAGATTAACAACGTACTTTTGCAGATACAGCGTCCATCCATGAAATTAATATCACATTTACTTCTGTGGAAACTTTGTATTTTCCTGCTCCAGCTTTATCACCTTTCTCCCAGTTGATTAATTCTCCCTCACACCCACAGCAACAGACTTCTAGATTAAGTTCCTCTTTCAAACCGGCCTCTCCTTCCCAATCCACTTTTCCCCAAGGAACAGGCACACCTAGCCCAAGACCAGCCTCCAGGCTGAAGCACGACTGTTAGCATTCTGCACCGAGCAAGGACTGGAAAACTTCATTATCAGAGAACTGTCAAAAAATCTGCTGCCCATTCTAGCCCATATCCCCCCGTGCACAAACGTCTATATTTGGGACAAGGAGCGCACGGCTATTCGGGGAGGCCCTGCGCATCCGTGGACACGTCGCGCCCTCGCGTGGCAGATCGCCTCCCCTGCACGGCCACCAGCGCCGAAACGGCGCCGAGGACGGATCAAACCCTACGAGTAAATTAAGATACGCCGGTAACAATAAACTTCGCGGCGGCACAACCCTCCTGCAGCACTTAAATAaccagaagtaaaaagaaaaaaaaaaaaaaaaaaaaaaagagattaaaaaaacccgcAGGGCCACGTCCACCGTAAGGAAGGGGGAGTGTTGATTTTTTTAGGCTCCGGTACCGAAACGCCCAGCAAGGGGCTAATGGTAAATACGGGGTCGACGCCCGCGCTGGGCATTCCTGGTTTTTTCTGCGGCAGGCGGTGacccgcgccccgccgcggcggagcggggccggcgtgcggccccggggagcgggcgggcgcgCAGCGCGGCAGCGGAGAAGCCCccccggcggctccgcgccccgccccgccccccccggcccggcgggggagggagctgggggggggcggggggggtgtgtgacgGTCCCGGTGCCGGCCCGGCGCCGCCTCTGCGCGGCGCTGCGTTACCTGTAGCGGTGCGGCTTCTTCACCCCGCCAGTAGAGGGCGCGCTCTTGCGGGCGGCTTTGGTGGCGAGCTGCTTGCGGGGCGCCTTCCCGCCGGTGGACTTGCGGGCGGTCTGCTTGGTGCGGGCCATGCTCCTGCCGACGTCGCTGCCTTACacctgccggggggggggggggggtgggtgtagggagggaggggggaaaggggggggtgTAGGGATGGGGAGAGAGGGGCCGGCCGCCCCGCTCAGCGCACGCCCCCGCCGGCACCTGCCCCCCCCGCGGGCGGCCCCCCTGCCCCGCGCCCCTGCCCGCGGCCGTTCACGGCGGGGAGAGTCGTTACCGCCTCCGAGCCCGCCTAACGCCTCCAATCgccaaaaagagaaagaggaaaaaaaaaaattaaaaaaaaattaggaattaAACGCCTGCCGATCGCGGAATATTAAAATACAGGGGTTTTGCCCACGAATTCAAtagcgaggcggcggcggctgaaGCCGAGCGAGTCGCCCGCCAGCAGGCGCGGAGAGGCGGCTGTC
Proteins encoded in this region:
- the H3-3A gene encoding histone H3.3 is translated as MARTKQTARKSTGGKAPRKQLATKAARKSAPSTGGVKKPHRYRPGTVALREIRRYQKSTELLIRKLPFQRLVREIAQDFKTDLRFQSAAIGALQEASEAYLVGLFEDTNLCAIHAKRVTIMPKDIQLARRIRGERA